The Synergistaceae bacterium DNA window GACGATTCCGAGTAATTCTGCCTCACCTGCTAAAATATTTCTGACTGTACCAGACTCAAATTTCCCGACTGTTACGACATGGCCGGGCTGATTCATCTTCAATAGCTCAATAACTAAATGCGAGGCTGCTTCTATTGCGTCAATGCCTTTATCTCTCTGCGCACCGTGAGAGCTTTTGCCGATAACATTAATATTAAACATTCCCGACGACGCGTAAAAATTTCCGTATTTAATGCCAATATCGCCAGCCTTCAAAGCCGGATCAACGTGAGCACCGAAAACTGCATCAACATTTTCAAGCGCGCCTAAATCAATCATTCGCTGAGCTCCGCCGTCGCCTTCTTCATCAGGTTGAAATAAAAACGTTACTGAACCAGATAAATTTTCGCGATTACGAGCTAATATCATTGCAGCACCTAATACGCCCGTCATATGAACATCATGACCGCATGCGTGCATAAATCCCGGATTCTGTGAGGCAAATTCGCAATTAGTTGACTCATTTATCGGAAGTGCGTCAATGTCAGTTCTTAACGCTGAATTTTTACCGGGGTGAACGCCTTCAAGTTTTGCAATTATTCCCGTGTTTAATACGCGTTTATGAGTTATTCCGGCTTCGTCTAAATAATGCTCGATTAAATCAGCCGTCTTAAATTCATGATTGCCTATTTCGGGAATCTTGTGAAATTCTTTGCGGATACCGAGTAATTTTGCCCGTAAATTTTCTGCTTCCTGTAAAAAATTCATGATTCAAATTTTCCTTAGTGAAGGCTCTAATGCAGTCTTGAGAGTCGTGTTAGAGTCTTTATCCTTTATTATTTTTGCAGGACAACCGGCGACGACTTTATTTGCGGGTACATCTTCAATTACTACAGCTCCGGCAGCAATAACGGCATTTTCTCCGACGTGAACGCCCTCGATTACAACAGCATTTGCACCGATTAAAACATTATCGTCAATTATTACGGGTTTTGCGCTTGCCGGTTCGATAACGCCTGCGAGTACTGCACCTGCTCCGACGTGGCAATTTTTCCCGACTGTTGCGCGTCCTCCGAGTACAGCTCCCATATCAATCATTGTGTTGTCGCCGATAACTGCACCGATGTTGATAATTGCTCCCATCATGATGACGGCGTTTTTTCCGATTGAGACATTATCGCGGATTATTGCGCCTGGTTCTATGCGGGCCTGAATATTTTTCATGTCTAATAATGGGATTGCGCTGTTTCTTGCTTGATTCTCGATTACAATATCAGAAATTTTTGACTCATTTGCTTTAATGACCGGCTCAAGTTCTGACCAGTCCCCGAAAATAATTTTATCGCCAGTCCCGAAAATTTTTGCGTTAGTGTGTGAGAAATCGATATTTTCATTCTCGCGCAAATAGATTTTAACGGGAGTAACCTTTTTAGAG harbors:
- the dapD gene encoding 2,3,4,5-tetrahydropyridine-2,6-dicarboxylate N-acetyltransferase: MDAQEIIKFIADSKKVTPVKIYLRENENIDFSHTNAKIFGTGDKIIFGDWSELEPVIKANESKISDIVIENQARNSAIPLLDMKNIQARIEPGAIIRDNVSIGKNAVIMMGAIINIGAVIGDNTMIDMGAVLGGRATVGKNCHVGAGAVLAGVIEPASAKPVIIDDNVLIGANAVVIEGVHVGENAVIAAGAVVIEDVPANKVVAGCPAKIIKDKDSNTTLKTALEPSLRKI
- a CDS encoding amidohydrolase; the protein is MNFLQEAENLRAKLLGIRKEFHKIPEIGNHEFKTADLIEHYLDEAGITHKRVLNTGIIAKLEGVHPGKNSALRTDIDALPINESTNCEFASQNPGFMHACGHDVHMTGVLGAAMILARNRENLSGSVTFLFQPDEEGDGGAQRMIDLGALENVDAVFGAHVDPALKAGDIGIKYGNFYASSGMFNINVIGKSSHGAQRDKGIDAIEAASHLVIELLKMNQPGHVVTVGKFESGTVRNILAGEAELLGIVRTFGVDQREKMCDEVKKLSQEIPAKFGAKSECEIISSAPGVINDNDKLNSFVEKIARETLGSEHVKIIESPTMISEDFGCFIMAKTGCFYHIGAESDYPLHSDKFLPKDDAIITASAIHSAVVTNFNMGLI